The stretch of DNA TATGGCTTTTTTAGGATCTAACGAGATTTTTAAATGTCGAGCTAAACCATTACCCGAACCCTGCGGTATAATACCTAAGGCCACATCCTGATGGATTAAAACAGAGCCCGCTTCATTGATCGTTCCATCACCTCCAGCTACAATAATTTTTTTATATCCTTTTTTTACAAGTTCTTCAACTAATAGAGGTAAATGTTTTGCATATTGTGTATAAAAAATCTCATAATCCTTTTGATTCCGTTCGCAAATGGATTGGATGTTACTTTCTAGCATATCTTTAGATCGTATACCTGAAATGGGATTAATAATAAAAACGAGTTTTTCATTCATAATGCACCTCAAAATAAATACTTATTTATCAATGGATAGGAGAAATTCGTTGAGTTGGTTTTTGCACCTTAAAAAAAGGTACTTTTTCCATTGTATGACACTGATTACAATTTACGGTTATTTTATCAAATTCTTGCTCAAATCCAGCTTTATTTCTTTGATTAATGACAACTTTCATGCCAGGCAATACTTGTTGTAAAAAATGCTGAGCAGATTGTGCTCTTTTAGGTCTACGTTCTAAACCATTTTCAATTGCTTTTTTAATTTTCTCAACTTGGTAAGCAGCATATTCCCAGTTTTCATCTTGCCCAGCCCAATACAGCTCTTGGTAACGATAGCCTGTTTCAACCATAGCCATATCAAATCCTCTAAACTGTTTTTCAATAGTCTGAAGTTTTTTAGCTTCTGTTCCCTTAATCCATTCTCCTTGAACAGGAGGAGGAATTGGAGTTGTTTTTTGACATGAATGATGAATCAATACACTCCATATTATAACACTAAAAATTATCGTTTTTTTCAAAGGTATCATTTAATAAATATTATTCGTTAAATTTACAGTTTTCTATCGATAATTAACTTTTAAACCTCCTTTTTTATACAATTCACTTGCTGATTGATAATAATCAATAATCTCATTACCTAAATTGGTATTTACTTCGGCAGGTTCTAAACTATTATCTTTTTCATTCCACTTAAAATAATTTATTTCTTTTTTATCATTTAAAACAACTAAATCATGATTCGATTTTAAAAGTCCTAATTTTCTATAATTTCCTCCTAATGCTCGCTCTTCTGATTTTTTCATCTTCATAATATCTTGTCCATAAAGATTGGTTTCATAAGACCAATGTAACAATCCAAAAAGTGTAGGGAATAAATCAATTTGTGAACAAAGCTTATGGACCTCTTTAGACGAACTTTCAGGTAAATTAAGTATCATAGCCGGAATATGATAATTTTCTACATCTAATTCCCACTTTCCAGCACTACTAGCACAATGATCTGACATAATCACAATTACTGTATTTTGATACCAAGGTTTATTTTTTATTTCTTTCAAAAACTGTTTAATAGCGTAATCAGTATATTTTACAGCGCCATCTCTCCCCGTTCCAGAAGGAATATCAATTGCATTTTCAGGATAAGTATACGGTTTATGATTTGAAGTAGTCATCACAAAATCAAAAAAAGGTTCTTCCTTTTGAAAGCTTTCATCTGCTTGTTTAATCACTTTTTTGTAAATATCTTCATCACAAACACCCCATGCATTTTCAAAAGTCACTTCATCATCATCAATATTCGTTCGTATGGTTTGAATATCATCCCCTAATAAAAAACCACGACCTCTATCGTAAATATTAAATCCATTTCCTCCAAAAAATTGATTCATATTATCAAAATAACCATCACCCCCATAGAAAAAATTACGTTGATATCCTTTTTGTTTAAATACTTCACCTATGGTAAATAAACCTCTATTATCAGGTCTTTTTACAATACTTCTACCTGGAGTAGGAGGAATTGATAAAGTAATAGCTTCCATTCCTCGGACTGTACGAGTTCCTGTTGCTAATAAATTAGAAAAAAAAATACCTTCTCTAGTTAATGAATCTAATGTAGGTGTAATATGTTCTTCATTTCCAAACCGTTCTAAAAAAGAAGCACTTAAACTTTCAATACAAATAAAAATAACGTTGGATTTTAATTCCTCACCACCATTATCAATTTTTCTACGAATGGATAATTTTTCTTTTTCAGGATGTTGAATTTTTAGTATAGATTCTATCGATTTTTTCACTTCCTTTTCTGGTAAAGTAGCATAAAATTCTTGATAATCTATTTCATTATTTCGAAAAGCAGAAAAGAAAGAATAGATTCCTGCTTTTGAGATTTCATTAACATAGCGATTCTGAGACCATTCAGCATCTTTATTTTTGATAAAGAATGTAAAAAGAAGCACCACGAATACGTTAGCAAAAAAAAGCATCCATTTCTGCTTCCGTGGTGCTATCGAATCAAATGTATCTTTAAAAACATTCTTCTTATAGGTAATAAATGTTATACCCAATACCAAAACTAACATTACACTAATCAAAATAGGTAAAGGATAGGATTCATTTATATTCGCTACAACTTCATATGTATAAATTAGATAGTCTACTGCTATAAAATTAAATCGTCTCTTAAATTCATCCCAAAAAGTAATCTCGGCAAAAAAGGAAAATAAAAAGATTAAGACACCAACAGTATAAGCAAAATATGTTAAAATCTTATCGAAGATACTTCCTACAAAACGATTAGGTAGCAATAATAAATATAATGTGTACGGAATAGTAAAAAAAGCGATAGTTCCTACATCGTACAAAAACCCAATTAAAAAACTTCCTATAATCGAACTATTAATTTCTTCCAATACCCAAAAAGTAAAACTCAAACGTATGATAAAGGATATTGATAGGAATACCAATAAAAAGGTTTTCAATAATTTAAATCTCTTAGAATTCATATAACTTATCTTCATGGTTTTTCAGATTTTTAAGGCTATGAATTTGCTAAACTATTTAAATAATCAAGTAAATAACATGGATTTTATAAAAGTCCATGTTATTTTTAATTTAAGATCATTCAATATTACCTCCTGGATTTAAGCCACTTGGAACGCTTGTTGGAATCGTTCTATCAAAATCTTCATCAGTTAACGTTTTCAAAAATGCGACGATTGCATCTTGATTACTATCATCTAAATTTAACTTTTCAAGATCTGGATCTAAACTTTTATCTACACGATCATAAAATCCAACTGCCTCTTCTAAAGTACCTTCAACACCACTATGCATGTAAGGAGCTGTTAAGGCTACATTTCTTAAAGGAGGGGTTCTAAACATATTTTGTCCATTTCCATTATCATTTGGATTTGCTACATCATTATTAACTACTCCTAAATTATGTAATTTAAAATCTGAAAACATTGGTCCACTATGGCATTCATTACATTTTGATGCATTAAAAGCTTGTAACCCACGAATTTCTTCAGCATTTAATGCACTATCATCTCCACGAGCATAACGATCAAAGCGACTATTATTTGATGTCAATGTTCGCTCAAACGCAGCAATAGCTTTTCCAATACGTTCCCCATTAATTTCTTCAGTTCCAAAAGCAGACGCAAATAGTGTTTTATATTCCTGAATTTTATTTAATCTGGCTACCACACTATCAACTGCTGTTCCTGGAGCAAAAACATCTCCTCTCATTTCTGTTTGAGAATCTAAAGGACCTAATGCTTGTTCTTCTAAAGACTTTGCTCTACTATCCCAAAACAATGCGGTATTTGATGGATCATAATCTCCTTCAGAATCAATCCCAATATACCCACTATTTAAAACAGTTGGTGAATTTCTTAATGCAAAAATAGGCCCTGTTCGATCTTCAGCCAACCCTTGTCCTAAAACCCCAACACTTATTGGAAGGTTATCAGCATACGCATTATTAGGATGGTGACATGTTGCACATGCTACATCTTTATTTCCCGACATAATCGGGTCCCAAAATAAAGTGCGCCCTAAGGCTACTTTTTCTGTTGTTGTAATATTATTATCCGGTTCTATTGGGAAAAGTGGTAAACTTCCAACACGTGATTCAACTGCAATACTTTCAGCATCAGGTGTACAAGAGACCAAACTTAACCCTACTAAAATTCCTGTTAAAAATAATTTTTTCATGTCCTTGTTTGTTTAATTAAATGAATACGATATACCAAATCCAATCCCTGTTGCTTTAGATCCGATCTGTGTTAAGTTCAATTGAGTATTAATATGTTTACTCCAACGATACCCTACTCCTAAATTACCCATAAAATCAACCTCACTAACCGTTGTATCAACAGTTCTATCAATTAGTTGAGTTGAAAACTGTTCATTGGTATAAATTCCTCCAATTCCTAATTCTAAATAAAGAGGTTTGTTTTTAATTTGTATTAGATCATATTGAGCCCCCACTCCTAAATTTGCTCCAAACAAACTAGTTTCTGATGACCCTGACACATCCATTAATATTCCAGCATTTACAAAAGGATGTAATTTTTCTCCTTGTTTAAGGAAATATTTAGCATCAACTCCTCCTAACATATCGTAACTCGACATATATTCACCAGCTGAAACATAACTACCACTCAATCCGACTTGAAATTTAGGCTTCTCTTGACTATATACTATAGTCATGAATCCTAAAAGACAAATCATCATTACTTGTTTTAATTTCATAAAATCTTCATTTAATTCTTTTGCAAATTTTAGAATATAATTGCTTATATAAATAATAATATCAATTAAATAGGGTATTTTTTCAGTTAATTGGTATATTTTATCATAAAATTCACTTTACAATACTTACTGAAAAAAATGGAAGATTCATAATAAAAATACATACATTAACTGAAAAAATTAGTTTAAAGCATTTAAAAATAAGTATTTTTGATTATGCGTTTTACATTACAACACTTTTACATTTGGCTTCTATATGGATTATTTTTATTTGCTATTTTTTTACTTTTTACAGATTATACAACCGCATTTATCAATGTAGCAGTTACTTTATTTATACAAATTGGTATTTATTATATTAACTTATACCTTATTATTTCTTCTTTCTATGAAAAAAAACGTTACTTCTATTATATATTTATAAATATTCTATTAATCATTGTAAGTTTTTTTGTAAGTGAAATAGCTGAAGAATTAAATGAAATGTTTATAGAAGTGATAGAATCAGAACACTACGAAAATTATAACCCTAAAGCTCTTATTTCTCATACTATTCCTAGTTTACTTTCTATTTTTGCTAGTTTTTTCACCTACTCTTATTATAAACAAAATCAAGAAGAAAAAAAGAAATTAGCCATTCTAAGTGCTGAAAAGAATTTCTTAATCCAACAAATTAATCCACACTTTCTTTTCAATACATTGAACAATATATATTCTCTTTCATTGGACCATGATCCTAAGGGACCTGAGGCTATTATGCAACTATCTAAAATGTTAGATTATTCATTATATGGTGGTAGAAAAGGAAAGGTTACTTTACAAAACGAAATTAAATATATTCAACATTTTATCGACCTGTTTAAACTTAAAGATGAAGACATTCAAAATATTAAATTTGATTATAGTGAAGCTGACGTAAACAAACAAATTGCACCTATGTTATTAGTTCCTTTTATTGAAAATGCTTTTAAACATGGTAATATTGAATCTTCTCAAGAGAATAGTTTTATTAAAATCACATTAAAAACATGTGATGACTATTGTATTTTTAATTGTGTCAATACTTATTCTATTAGAAAATCCGTTGATCATATAGGAGGAATAGGAGTTCAAAATGTAAGTAGACGATTAGAACTTCTATATCCTAAAAAACACAACTTAAAAATTGAGCAAAACGAAAAAGAATATTCTGTTTCATTAAAAATAGCCCTAAATGAAAACACTTAAATGTATTATCATTGATGATGAAAAACCAGCACGAAGACTTATTGAAAACTATTGTAACCGAATAGAGTTAGATGTTGTAGGTGATTTTAAATCTCCATTAGATGCTTTACCTCTATTAGAAAGCAACACTATAGATTTAATATTCTTAGATATTCGTATGCCTGAAATTTCAGGGATTGATTTTTTAAAAACTTTAAATCATAAACCGTATATTATATTAACGACGGCATATCGAGAATATGCTTTAGATGCTTTTGAATTAGATGTTACCGATTATTTATTAAAACCCATTGAATTTCCTCGTTTTTTAAAAGCAATTAATAAAATTCAAAAAAAGCCTGTACAAGTTTATCAAGAGCTAACAGAACCTGAAAATAAAAACCAATTCATTACAGTCAAGTCCAACAAAAGATTATATAAAGTACCTTTTGAAGATATTTTATACATTCAGTCAGATAATGAGTACATTACATTTGTTACCCAATCTCATGGTAAGCTAATGGTACATGGTGCATTAAAAAATATAGAAAAAGAATTACCTTCAAGCTTTTGGAGAATACACCGCTCTTTTATCATTAATTCGCTTCATATTAGATATGTTGAAGGAAACCGCGTTCTCATTCAAGATAGTCCTTTAACAATTAGTGAATCATACCGGAAAACTTTTTTTGAACATTGGAATACATTATAATTCATTTAAACACAATATCTTACTATTTCTTTATTTAGTGTTTAATCATATTTTTTAAATTTTAACGTACTTATATAAAAAAGAAACATAAATATATAAAAAAGACATTCTTTTTTATACAATGTAAAATTAATTTATTTATACACTAAATTTAAAATATTATAATCCAAATATTTACAATAAAATCTTTGAGATTTAAAGCTTTTCTTTATCATCATATAAGATATTTCTTATATTGTGCAAAAAGAAAAAATGAGAATATTTAAAATTTTATTATTAGTAGTATTGAATACTCTGATTTATCCTCTTAACGGACAAATAGGTATTGGAACCCATTCACCCGATAATTCTACGGTTGTTGATATTGTTGCTTCAGATAAAGGTATTTCTCTTCCACAAATCCAATTAATTTCAGAAAATGATAAAACCGTTATTCCCAATCCAAAAAAAGGATTGCTCATCTATAATAACGGAACTTCTTTACCTGAAGGTATTTATTATAATTCTGGAGATCCTTCTAGTCCTACTTGGACTAAATTAGATGGTATTAATTCATCGAGTGGCTCATTAGTTGCTAAAATACCTTTTTCTTTGGCTAGTCCTGATTCAGTAATTGAACTAGATGATATTCAAATTCGATATAATGCCAGTAAAGAAGGAGGCTATAGTCAAATAAAATCAAGTAGTGGAACACTTTATCATTACAATACTTTTATAATGGAAAATTGGGTCAAAAGTGGATCAAAAGACGATGGTATGTATAATGCAGCTAGTAATACTACCTGTACCATAAATGGATCTTTTGTGAATATATGTGAATTTACATCTATTGGATCTGCTAATGAATTCAACGATGTTTGGTTTTATATTGATGAAACAAAAACCACTTATCATTATCGTGTTAATTTAGTTAAAGTCTCAAAAAAAATATACGCTTCTCAAATATTAGAAAAATTTTAGCTCAACTATTTTACATTATCAACTATCTACATCTAACCCTAAAAATAAAACAATGATTACATTCTATTTTAAAAAAATTACGTTTTTAACTTTCTCATTTCTTTTAGTATCATCCTTATTACTTAATGCGCAAGTAGGTATTGGAACTAATACTCCCAATGAATCGTCTATTTTGGATATTGTGGCCTTAAATAAAGGAGTTTCACTTCCCAATGTTAATATAACTTCAGAAAATGATAACATAACTGTTCCAAATCCTAAAAAAGGGTTAATCATTTTCAACGATGGATCTTCAATTCATGAAGGATTCTACTACAATTCAGGAACTACCACAACCCCTAAATGGACACTTTTAAGTGCACATGATTCATCAAAAGGTTCTTTTGTTGCTAAAATTCCTTTTTCATTAGCAAATCCAAGTCATGTATTATCCTTAGGTGATATAGAAGTTCGATACAATGCAACAGGAATCAATGGTTATAGTCAAATACGATTTAAAAACTTAGCGCCAGGAGAAACTCATAAATATGTTACATTTAATACAGAAAATTGGACACCTCCTTCTACTGGAAGATATAATTCAACCACAACATGTTTAGGAACCTCTTCTTTTACAAATATTTGTGGATCTACAGAAATAAAACTGAACAAGGAGTTTAACTCTATTTTAATCTATATTTTCAAAGAAGGTGACTATAACGTCTATAACTACAAAATTAGCTTTATAACAAAATCCGATGGAAAATCTTATACTTCACTTATAATGGAAAAATATTAGTCCTTTTTATAACCCTAAAATCTCACATTTATGTACTCTAAAAATTTTTACAATAGACAACACGTTATTGTCGTATTCATTACTCTAATATTCTGTGGAAAATTAATTGCACAAGTAGGTATTGGAACTTCAACACCACACCAATCTTCCATACTCGATATCGTTGCCTCTAACAAAGGTGTCTCCTTCCCCAATGTTGAATTAACTTCTGAAAATGATACTAAAACAATTGAAAAACCTGAAAAAGGATTAATTATCTATAATCCAAACAGTTCACATATTCCACAAGGAATTTATTATAATGGAGGAACAACTACAGCACCTAATTGGTTAAAAATAAAAGGCTCTAGTTCTTCTGAAGGTGTTACTATAGCTAAACAAATTGGTGTCTATGGTGATGACAAAACAGTATCAATAGGAGATATTGAATTTCGAGTTAATACTTCTAATACTCCACAATTTAGATCCATTGTAGGAAAAAACCTTACGTACGCTACTTTAGTTAAACAGTTTTGGGTTAGTAGTGATTCGGGGCGCTCCACAGATACATGCTCAAACCAAACTCTACATCAAAATTTTAGGACTATCTGTGGAGCAAATGGCTCAAGTACAAAAGAACTTAATGATATTTGGGTTTTTATTACAACAGATGGACATCAAGGAACTTATCAATATATTTTTAATTTACTTGAAATTGATGGTATAAAATACTTAGCTCAACTTGTAAAAAAATACTAGGTTTTGTTCGTTTTTAAATCTAAAATAATCAAATAAGGCAAAAATCACTTATAAGTTATTAATAATCAATACATAACATAATGATGTATTATGGAATAAATATGATATAAAAAACACCATTAAAGATTTACTCTTAGTTAATTGAATAGAATATTTTCATAGAATATATTATTTAAATCACTGATAATCAATATTTTAAATATTTTGTTAAAATTTATTAATAAAATGTTAATTATCAGTGATTTAAATTTGCACCATAAAAAGTATTCTACATATGAAAAGACCACTAACAATTCAATTTATATTGCTATTTTTTATTATTAGCAACATAAAAAATGCTCAAGTTGGAATCGGAACCCATACTCCTGATGAGTCAACTGTATTAGATATTAGCTCAAACAACAAAGGTATTTCTCTACCTAATATCAATTTAACAGCAAAAAATGATTCTACAACAATTTCAAACCCAAAAAAAGGACTCCTCATTTTTAAACCATCTAATGATTCCATTTCAGATGGATTCTATTATAATTCAGGAAATTCCACAGACCCCAATTGGCTTCACTTACATGGTTTATCTTCTTCAGAAAGAAAAACTATAGTCAAATTACCATTAGACAAAGTTAATAAAAATAATGTACTGATATTAAATGATATTGAAATCAGGTATAACCCCGATACCAAAACTTCTCAAATAAAATCTGTTACAGGTGATGAACTAATATACAATGTCTTCATCATGGAAAATTGGAAATGGGACGAAGGTGGGAGCGGTACCTTTCGAAATGCTTATTCAGGAAATAATAATTGTAAAATAACAGGAACTTTTACCAATATATGCCGTGGTACAATGGTAAATACTACTAGAGGCACCAAAAGTGAAGCAAATGACTTTTGGATCTATATTGGTGATGATACTTATCATTATTATTTCAGTTTAGTTAATGGAAATTATGCATCACTTATACTCGAAAAATTTTAAAACAATACAAATTATGTCTATTTTACCCCTAACCAAATCAAAAATAAATCTTTCACTACTATTTTTTCTACTATTTTATGTTTTCAAAGCACAAATAGGTATTGGAACTAAACTACCTCATGAGTCTACTATATTAGATATTGTTTCAACCAATAAAGGGATATCTTTACCCAATATTGAATTAACCTCTGAAAGTGATGTCACTACTATTACTAATCCCAAAAAAGGATTAATGGTCTACCATACTGCATCAAGTTCTAGTATTCTACCTGAAGGGATTTACTATAATTCTGGAGAATCAACAAATGCTATATGGACAAAATTCAACCCATATTCTAAATCACATTCATCAATTGTAACGCTACCCTTTTCTGCTAGTGATCCTTCTAAAACATTAGCTATAGGTGATATTGAAATTCGATACAATAAAGCTACTCAATTTAATCAAATCAGATTCACAAACCTAGCCCCAGGTGAAAACTTAAAATACACTGTTTTTATTATAGAAAATTGGGAAGGTAGAGGAAATGGAGAAAGTGAGACTAGAGCAGGTACTTGTTCTGCTAAGGAAACATTTGATAATATATGCAATTCCACCAAGCAAGGTTTTGGAGAAAATAATGAAATATGGATCTATGTTCTTAGAAATGGTATTTACTCTGCATATAGATATGATATAACTTTAATTAACATAAACAGTACATCTTTTGATTCCAAAATAATTGAAAAATTTTAGTTCTTAACCCTCATCCCTATTATTATGATAACATATAAATCCTTATTACATATTTTCATACTAACTTTTTATACCATAAGCTATGCTCAGGTAAAAATTAGTACCTCAACTTTAGGATCTAATATTCCTCATGAATCGACTATATTAGATATGGTTTCAACCAATAAAGGTGTTTCTATACCTAATATCGGATTAACTAATGAACACGATTCAACAACTATTAAAAACCCTAAAAAAGGATTAATGGTCTACCATCCTGGACATCGTTATTTAGCAGAAGGTGTCTATTATAATTCTAAAGATTCTAAAAACCCTCTGTGGGTAAAGATTGAGGCTCTTTCTTCTTATGAAGGAACTCCTTATTCTAAAAATTTAGGTCCTCATGATAATAATAGAACCGTAACACTAGATCATATTGAATTCAGACTCATACGGGATAGTAAAGACAATAGACTTAGACCTCAAATTAAATCTACTACTGGAGCTGATTTAAAATACTCTGTAATAGCTAAGCAATTCTGGCTCAAAAGTGGAAGAGATAATCGAAGTACTAGAGCATCGACTAACCAAACCCTATCAACATCTTTTCAATGGATTTCAGAAGTTGACAGTTTACGTGATGATCTAAGCGAATTAAATGATATCTGGATTTACATTACAACTCCTGGTAAAGAAGGGACCTATCGTTATACAACCAATGTTGTTTTAATTAATGGAATAACAGAAACTTCTCAAATTTTAAAAAAATATTAAGGCAATTTATTTAAAATTAAATAGCATTAGAGATGTCCAATGCTATTTTTTTATATTTTCTTGACTGAAATAATCTTTACAGGGCAAGCTTTAGCTGCTTTTTCATTATCTTCAAATACCCAATCATTGGGATCTTTTACTGTAAAGAACCCTTTTTTCTCTTTTGAATGTAATAAAACAGATTTTCCATCTTTTTTTGACATTCTAAAATGACTTGGAGCCATTTCAGCACAATAGTTACAACCGATGCATTTATTTCTTTGTAAAGTAATAACAACCAT from Flavobacteriaceae bacterium UJ101 encodes:
- a CDS encoding histidine kinase (Member of the two-component regulatory system LytS/LytT that probably regulates genes involved in cell wall metabolism. Contains 1 GAF domain; Contains 1 histidine kinase domain.; KEGG: scf:Spaf_1335 two-component system, sensor histidine kinase YesM) produces the protein MRFTLQHFYIWLLYGLFLFAIFLLFTDYTTAFINVAVTLFIQIGIYYINLYLIISSFYEKKRYFYYIFINILLIIVSFFVSEIAEELNEMFIEVIESEHYENYNPKALISHTIPSLLSIFASFFTYSYYKQNQEEKKKLAILSAEKNFLIQQINPHFLFNTLNNIYSLSLDHDPKGPEAIMQLSKMLDYSLYGGRKGKVTLQNEIKYIQHFIDLFKLKDEDIQNIKFDYSEADVNKQIAPMLLVPFIENAFKHGNIESSQENSFIKITLKTCDDYCIFNCVNTYSIRKSVDHIGGIGVQNVSRRLELLYPKKHNLKIEQNEKEYSVSLKIALNENT
- the mdoB gene encoding phosphatidylglycerol--membrane-oligosaccharide glycerophosphotransferase (KEGG: pha:PSHAa2774 phosphoglycerol transferase); this translates as MKISYMNSKRFKLLKTFLLVFLSISFIIRLSFTFWVLEEINSSIIGSFLIGFLYDVGTIAFFTIPYTLYLLLLPNRFVGSIFDKILTYFAYTVGVLIFLFSFFAEITFWDEFKRRFNFIAVDYLIYTYEVVANINESYPLPILISVMLVLVLGITFITYKKNVFKDTFDSIAPRKQKWMLFFANVFVVLLFTFFIKNKDAEWSQNRYVNEISKAGIYSFFSAFRNNEIDYQEFYATLPEKEVKKSIESILKIQHPEKEKLSIRRKIDNGGEELKSNVIFICIESLSASFLERFGNEEHITPTLDSLTREGIFFSNLLATGTRTVRGMEAITLSIPPTPGRSIVKRPDNRGLFTIGEVFKQKGYQRNFFYGGDGYFDNMNQFFGGNGFNIYDRGRGFLLGDDIQTIRTNIDDDEVTFENAWGVCDEDIYKKVIKQADESFQKEEPFFDFVMTTSNHKPYTYPENAIDIPSGTGRDGAVKYTDYAIKQFLKEIKNKPWYQNTVIVIMSDHCASSAGKWELDVENYHIPAMILNLPESSSKEVHKLCSQIDLFPTLFGLLHWSYETNLYGQDIMKMKKSEERALGGNYRKLGLLKSNHDLVVLNDKKEINYFKWNEKDNSLEPAEVNTNLGNEIIDYYQSASELYKKGGLKVNYR
- a CDS encoding cytochrome-c peroxidase (KEGG: lis:LIL_10694 cytochrome c peroxidase), with the protein product MKKLFLTGILVGLSLVSCTPDAESIAVESRVGSLPLFPIEPDNNITTTEKVALGRTLFWDPIMSGNKDVACATCHHPNNAYADNLPISVGVLGQGLAEDRTGPIFALRNSPTVLNSGYIGIDSEGDYDPSNTALFWDSRAKSLEEQALGPLDSQTEMRGDVFAPGTAVDSVVARLNKIQEYKTLFASAFGTEEINGERIGKAIAAFERTLTSNNSRFDRYARGDDSALNAEEIRGLQAFNASKCNECHSGPMFSDFKLHNLGVVNNDVANPNDNGNGQNMFRTPPLRNVALTAPYMHSGVEGTLEEAVGFYDRVDKSLDPDLEKLNLDDSNQDAIVAFLKTLTDEDFDRTIPTSVPSGLNPGGNIE
- a CDS encoding protein MrkE (May be involved in the regulation of fimbrial expression. Contains 1 HTH LytTR-type DNA-binding domain; Contains 1 response regulatory domain.), encoding MKTLKCIIIDDEKPARRLIENYCNRIELDVVGDFKSPLDALPLLESNTIDLIFLDIRMPEISGIDFLKTLNHKPYIILTTAYREYALDAFELDVTDYLLKPIEFPRFLKAINKIQKKPVQVYQELTEPENKNQFITVKSNKRLYKVPFEDILYIQSDNEYITFVTQSHGKLMVHGALKNIEKELPSSFWRIHRSFIINSLHIRYVEGNRVLIQDSPLTISESYRKTFFEHWNTL